The window TCGACAGAAATCGAGGGGCTCTGTTTTTAACGGTTAACGCTTTACCTTAGATATTACGTAGTTTATGATTGCGTCGGCTATGTTTATTGAAGTTACTGATTGTAAACCATGCCATCCCGGTTGACTGTTGATCTCAACCACGTAGAAGCCGTTCTTACTTTCTAGAATATCGACCCCCGCTATTTCACACCCTAATAGTTTAGCCGATTTAATTGCTAATTCCATTGCTTCACCGGTTAGATTTAAGGGTATGGGTTTAGCTCCTTGAGCTACGTTGGTCTTCCAGCTTTGAGCTACCCGGTACATTGCTGCTACTACGCCATCACCGACTACGAAGGCTCTAATGTCCTTGACGCCGTGAGGAATGAACTCCTGTACGTAGATAACGTTACGCGTAAAGGCTAACGCCCTGAAGACCCTTGAAGCTGTCTCCCTATCAGTAAGCCTGGTAACTCCTAAACCTCGAGCTCCGAACATCGGTTTACATACTACGTCGCCGCCGAGCTCATCGAAGGCTTCAAGGGCTGAGGCCGGGCTCTCAGTTACGATAGTGCGTGGAACCGGTATTCCATGCTCGTTGAGAAGGGATATAGCGTAGTACTTATCCATGCTTCGCTCTATGGCTGAGGGGTTATTAATAATCGTTAAGCCAAGCCTATGTAGTTTATGTAGAACGTCGATCCTAAATACGCATTCATCAATAGATCCTCTACCTATAGGTCTAACTATTAACGCGGAGAGGTCTACGGCTAGGTTAAGCCCTAATGCCGTTACTGGCTTCTGTAGGTTCACCCTAGCCGTTAAATCGTTAAACCTGAAGAAGAATGGTTCAACCCCGAGCTTAATACAAGATGCTTTAAGCTGTTGGGGGGCCCAGGCGTTAGCATTACGGGTTAAAATACCAATCCTCAACCTAACCCTTCCTCGATGAAGTAAGAAAACGGCTTAAGATAAGCTTACCTCTAAGGTTGATTAGATGATGTATGGAAGCGGTGTACGATTAACAAAACGCGTAAACTTGTTCCCCATCGCCTTCACCGTTAGCTTTAGGGAGACGCCGATTATCATATTGAAGGCCATGTATAGTAAACGTAATCTAAAGGGACCCTATTACGCTCAAATAAACCAAGCTCACAAATCAACCTCCTAACACTAAACATGAAACAGTGCATGGAGGAGGAGACTTAAATACCTTAAGTTGCCAGGTCCGAGGCGGTTAAGGAGGCGGTTAAAATGGCTAAGGCATCCATTAAGCTAGCAGAGAAGGTTAAACTATCTGAGGAGGAAACGGTAAGGGCTAAGTGGGCTGTAACTGAGAGGAAAGACCGTGTAATCACGTGCCCATATCCAAGAGTTCGGATAACGGTAAGGGGTGCGTTAAACGATGTTTTTAATCGGTAGCTCGTACGGTACTTTAGTAGGGTTAGCGAATCTTTCTTTCTTGATTATGGCATTGGTTATTAAGAGTCGAGTGCCACGTATCCCGGCATGGAGCGTGATGTCGTTCACGGCGTTTACTACGGTCGTTTTTAACATCGTTAGCTTTGACGATCTTGGAACCGTTATAGATATGGAGGTAATAATATTCCTAATCGGTATGTTCAGTATGGTTGGACTTGCTGAATCCTCCGGGTTACTTAACGCTATCGCGGCGTGGTTTGTAAGCAAATTTAAGCGTAGAAAATCTTTAATCTTCGGGTCATCAGTGCTGTTTGGCTTGCTGGCGGCTATAGCCGTTAATGATACCATAGCGTTAATGGGCCCGCCGATAATCTACACGATCTCCAAAGCGGCTAGAGTAAGGCCTAAAATGATGTTCCTCCTACTAGCTTTCTCAATAACTATAGGCTCAGCCATGACCCCCATAGGGAACCCCAAAACGTTTTAATAGCTATTAAATCCGGTATGGAGGCTCCATTCATAACCTTCATCCATAAGCTTGTCATACCGACGCTGTTGAACCTCCTCATAACGCCGTACCTCCTTATGAAGATGTTTAAGGTTAAGGAAGGTGAGGCAAAACTACTCTTAATCCCCCACGAAGCTCTACGGAATCGTAAGGATGCTACGTTAGCAATTATTGGGTTAACCTCATCCATAGCGATACTCATCGCGAACGATATACTTGAACTTCTACATATGCCGCACGTGACTAAGAGGGGGTTCATACCGTTTATCGTGGCGGCTGGGATTTACCTTTTTTCGAGTGACCCGAGGAAACTTATATCGAACGTTGATTGGGGTACAATAGTTTTCTTCATCTCCATGTTTATAACTATGGAAGGTGTATGGAGAAGCGGGATCTTAACACCATTACTTATGGCGTTATCAAGCTCCAAAGGTAGTGGGATTATGGATGCCCTTACCATATCGTTCGTATCGATAACGCTAAGCCAATTGATGAGTAACGTCCCCTTCGTTAAGCTCTTTACGAGGTATATGGAGGACTTAGGCTATGGAGCTGGAGACGTTAATGCATGGCTTACTCTAGCCGCAGCGTCGACGATCGCCGGTAACCTAACCATCCTAGGTGCAGCATCAAACATAATCATACTCGAGTACTTAGAATCAAAAATGAAGGTGACGATAGGGTTCGGTGAATTCCTAAAGTACGGCTCCTTGGTGACGATTATAAATATTGCCGTATATTTACCGTTCCTCATTGCTTAACAACTTTTAAACGATCCCACCTTACCCCTTTATTCCGAAAGTCAGGAACGTTCTTGTCAAGGTTTTAAACCTCGTAGGTGATTACGATTTCTGAGCCCTCCTCTGAATGGTCCTAGTTGTAATATCAAGAAGCTTCTTAGAGAGCTTTTTAAGAACCTATCGTAAGCCTTAAGTATGATTTTAAGAGAACAACGCGTACTACCGCTTAAACCCTCGTGGGAAAAGTGGCTAATGGTTTAGAAAGCGTGGTTTTACGATGAGGAAAAAAGTAGGGTGGCTTTAAAGTTCCTTTAGAGCTCTAGGGATCTCCTTAAGGCCTCCTGATTAATCTTACCATTGGTGAAGCTTTTGCCGGTGGTTTTACAGGTGACGGTTATCTTCCCGATGGTGAAGAAGGAGTTATCTAGCTTCGACCAGTCGAAGTTAACCGCTTTTAAAGCTTCGTATGATAGTTTACCGTAATCAGCCCAGGCGGTAGCGGGGGCTTTACTAAGCATTTCCTTCAATAGTGCTTCCTCCTCATCTATTAGGTAGCTTGCTACTCCTCCGTAGAGTAAGGCATCCTCCTGCTTAGCTGTTGAAACACCTACATCGGGGTGGGGCGGCATTATGGGCGCGCAACCACTAGCGAAAACAACATTCTTCGGGTCAAGCCCTAGGAACTCTAACCTGTAGAGGCCTGTTTCAGCTACTCTCCCTGATACTTGGACCGAGCCGGCCATGGATGCCGTGGTGGTTAAAAGTATGTAAAGGTTTTTAGGGTCTACCTTACAGTCCGTAGCTACTCGTTGAGCTACTTCATCGGTAGGTTTCCTCGTGGTTTCCATCACTATTACTGCTTCGTTATACTCATCTTTGTAGCCGACCTTCTCAAGAACCTTCTTCGGCTTAAGCGCTAAGGCTCTAGCAGGCCCTGAAGAGGGAGCGAAGAAGTCCCCTACCTTCACCATCCAACCGGCTAATTGACAGCCTAATAGCGAGATTGCTGGATGATCTGTTGCAACCACGATGCTCGGCATTTCGAGGTCTCCGTAGGACTTATACGTTAACCAGCATTGAGCTAATCCTCCTAGACAGACTTCTGTTAGCTTTAACCCCGCTAGGTAGCCGCCAGCTGCTTCTAGGCCCGTATCTATAACTGTTGCTCCGCAGGGTAGCTTCTCAACCTTCACCCTATACTCTTCAGGGTGGTTTAAGAGTTCGTTTACAACCCTCATGGCTAACCTATTAACGCTTATCCCCGGCATACCGATCCATCCACACGCATAAGGC is drawn from Candidatus Nezhaarchaeales archaeon and contains these coding sequences:
- a CDS encoding RimK family alpha-L-glutamate ligase, which codes for MRIGILTRNANAWAPQQLKASCIKLGVEPFFFRFNDLTARVNLQKPVTALGLNLAVDLSALIVRPIGRGSIDECVFRIDVLHKLHRLGLTIINNPSAIERSMDKYYAISLLNEHGIPVPRTIVTESPASALEAFDELGGDVVCKPMFGARGLGVTRLTDRETASRVFRALAFTRNVIYVQEFIPHGVKDIRAFVVGDGVVAAMYRVAQSWKTNVAQGAKPIPLNLTGEAMELAIKSAKLLGCEIAGVDILESKNGFYVVEINSQPGWHGLQSVTSINIADAIINYVISKVKR
- a CDS encoding SLC13 family permease; amino-acid sequence: MALVIKSRVPRIPAWSVMSFTAFTTVVFNIVSFDDLGTVIDMEVIIFLIGMFSMVGLAESSGLLNAIAAWFVSKFKRRKSLIFGSSVLFGLLAAIAVNDTIALMGPPIIYTISKAARVRPKMMFLLLAFSITIGSAMTPIGNPKTF
- a CDS encoding SLC13 family permease is translated as MEAPFITFIHKLVIPTLLNLLITPYLLMKMFKVKEGEAKLLLIPHEALRNRKDATLAIIGLTSSIAILIANDILELLHMPHVTKRGFIPFIVAAGIYLFSSDPRKLISNVDWGTIVFFISMFITMEGVWRSGILTPLLMALSSSKGSGIMDALTISFVSITLSQLMSNVPFVKLFTRYMEDLGYGAGDVNAWLTLAAASTIAGNLTILGAASNIIILEYLESKMKVTIGFGEFLKYGSLVTIINIAVYLPFLIA
- the mch gene encoding methenyltetrahydromethanopterin cyclohydrolase, which encodes MPGISVNRLAMRVVNELLNHPEEYRVKVEKLPCGATVIDTGLEAAGGYLAGLKLTEVCLGGLAQCWLTYKSYGDLEMPSIVVATDHPAISLLGCQLAGWMVKVGDFFAPSSGPARALALKPKKVLEKVGYKDEYNEAVIVMETTRKPTDEVAQRVATDCKVDPKNLYILLTTTASMAGSVQVSGRVAETGLYRLEFLGLDPKNVVFASGCAPIMPPHPDVGVSTAKQEDALLYGGVASYLIDEEEALLKEMLSKAPATAWADYGKLSYEALKAVNFDWSKLDNSFFTIGKITVTCKTTGKSFTNGKINQEALRRSLEL